In Synechococcus sp. PCC 6312, one genomic interval encodes:
- the argC gene encoding N-acetyl-gamma-glutamyl-phosphate reductase yields MTQVEAISVAIVGASGYGGVQLVRLLLEHPLTTITYLGGEGSAGRPYSDFYPHLQHCLDLTVEAVDVDVIASKAQVVFLSLPNGLALEIAQPLLAKGCKVLDLSADYRFRDLATYRQWYGTERQDDELAAQAVYGLPELYRDKIAPAQLVGCPGCYPTASLLALSPLLKQGLVLPETVIIDAKSGTSGGGRQGKINLLLAEADASLAAYGVARHRHTPEIEQICSDLAGQSVKVQFTPHLIPMPRGILATVYATLRDPGLVREDLITIFQAFYRNSPWVKILPPGIYPQTKWACGTNLCYIGIEVDERTGRVIIMSAIDNLMKGQAGQAVQCLNLMSGWSETLGLPQLAFYP; encoded by the coding sequence ATGACTCAAGTGGAAGCCATATCAGTCGCAATTGTTGGGGCCTCTGGTTATGGTGGTGTGCAACTAGTCCGGCTCCTCCTTGAGCATCCCCTAACCACAATTACCTATCTGGGAGGCGAGGGCAGTGCGGGGCGACCCTATAGTGATTTCTATCCCCATTTGCAGCATTGTCTGGACTTAACCGTTGAAGCCGTGGATGTGGATGTCATTGCCTCGAAAGCCCAAGTCGTCTTTTTGTCCCTACCCAATGGCCTGGCCCTGGAAATCGCCCAACCGCTGTTAGCAAAAGGCTGTAAAGTCCTTGACCTTTCGGCAGATTATCGTTTTCGAGACTTAGCCACCTATCGCCAGTGGTACGGTACAGAGCGTCAGGATGATGAACTTGCCGCCCAGGCCGTGTATGGTTTACCCGAACTCTATCGCGATAAAATTGCCCCGGCCCAGTTAGTGGGTTGCCCCGGCTGCTATCCCACGGCCAGCTTATTAGCTCTCTCCCCATTGCTGAAACAGGGCCTGGTTCTCCCAGAAACCGTGATTATTGATGCTAAATCTGGGACATCCGGTGGCGGCCGGCAAGGGAAAATTAATCTCCTTTTAGCTGAGGCCGATGCCTCCCTTGCTGCCTATGGTGTCGCCCGCCATCGCCATACCCCCGAAATTGAGCAAATTTGCAGTGATTTAGCAGGGCAGTCAGTAAAAGTCCAATTTACCCCCCATCTCATCCCGATGCCCCGCGGGATTTTGGCGACAGTCTATGCAACGCTGCGGGATCCCGGCCTGGTGCGAGAAGATTTAATTACGATTTTCCAAGCCTTTTATCGCAATTCTCCCTGGGTGAAAATTCTGCCACCGGGAATTTATCCCCAAACTAAATGGGCCTGTGGGACAAATCTCTGCTACATCGGCATTGAGGTAGATGAGCGCACCGGACGGGTGATTATTATGTCTGCCATTGATAACCTGATGAAGGGCCAGGCCGGACAAGCGGTGCAGTGTCTTAACCTCATGTCGGGCTGGTCAGAAACCCTTGGTTTACCACAGTTAGCTTTTTATCCTTAG
- the ribBA gene encoding bifunctional 3,4-dihydroxy-2-butanone-4-phosphate synthase/GTP cyclohydrolase II, producing MTHSSESDFEFDSITSALTALKQGQAIVVVDDESRENEGDVICAAQFATPALINFMAVNARGLICLAMEGERLDQLDLPLMVTTNTDSNQTAFTVSIDAGPHLGVSTGISAEDRARTIQVAIQAQTQPSDLRRPGHIFPLRAREGGVLKRAGHTEAAVDLARLAGLYPAGVICEIQNPDGSMARLPELIQYAQKYDLKIISIADLISYRLQHERFIYREAIAKLPSEYGEFQIYAYRNGLDQSEHVAIVKGNPETFSQEAILVRVHSECLTGDALGSLRCDCRMQLQAALKMLESAGQGVVVYLRQEGRGIGLVNKLRAYSLQDMGLDTVEANEHLGFPADLRNYGVGAQILNDLGVKKIRLITNNPRKIAGLKGYGLEVVDRVPLLIEANDFNSTYLATKAEKLGHMLLQTYLVTVAIQWQQPPATVTERYEHLEKLRYLAQAQHLLLQEEARPVAQALFGETDLVFHLGLDQPDVAAPNWYQQPGHPYLLAVQNILEQLTSGKWLRQLEFLISTGVDPMRSLQVGLERETYSVQETGSQSSLAWEPQVIYTVSL from the coding sequence GTGACTCACTCCTCTGAATCTGACTTTGAATTTGATTCCATTACCTCTGCGCTGACGGCATTAAAACAAGGCCAGGCCATTGTCGTCGTGGATGATGAGAGCCGGGAAAACGAAGGGGATGTAATTTGTGCGGCCCAGTTTGCCACACCAGCCCTGATTAACTTTATGGCGGTCAATGCCCGGGGACTGATTTGTCTCGCCATGGAGGGAGAGCGGCTGGATCAACTGGATTTGCCCCTGATGGTAACCACCAATACCGATAGTAATCAAACCGCCTTCACGGTCAGTATTGATGCCGGGCCGCACTTGGGGGTTTCCACGGGAATTTCTGCCGAAGACCGAGCTAGGACGATTCAAGTTGCCATCCAGGCCCAGACCCAACCCAGTGATTTACGCCGACCCGGCCATATTTTTCCCTTAAGAGCCAGAGAAGGGGGGGTGCTGAAACGAGCGGGGCATACAGAGGCGGCGGTAGATTTGGCGAGGTTAGCAGGGCTATACCCGGCAGGAGTGATCTGTGAGATTCAAAATCCCGATGGCTCAATGGCCCGCCTACCAGAATTAATTCAATACGCCCAAAAATACGACCTGAAAATTATTAGCATTGCGGATTTGATTAGCTATCGCCTCCAACATGAACGATTTATTTATCGGGAAGCCATCGCCAAATTGCCCTCAGAATATGGGGAGTTTCAAATCTATGCCTATCGCAATGGCCTAGACCAGTCAGAACACGTTGCCATTGTCAAAGGGAATCCTGAAACCTTTAGTCAAGAGGCTATTTTAGTCCGGGTACATTCGGAATGTTTGACCGGCGATGCCCTTGGCTCCTTACGGTGCGATTGTCGGATGCAGTTACAGGCTGCTCTAAAAATGTTGGAAAGTGCCGGACAAGGGGTGGTGGTCTATCTGCGGCAGGAGGGACGGGGGATTGGTTTAGTCAATAAACTGCGGGCCTACTCCCTCCAAGACATGGGCCTGGATACGGTTGAGGCAAATGAGCATTTAGGGTTTCCGGCTGACCTGCGTAACTATGGGGTCGGGGCGCAAATCCTCAATGATCTTGGGGTAAAAAAAATTCGCCTGATTACCAATAATCCCCGCAAAATTGCTGGTTTGAAGGGCTATGGCCTGGAAGTTGTCGATCGAGTGCCATTATTAATTGAAGCCAATGATTTTAACTCCACCTACTTGGCCACCAAAGCCGAGAAACTAGGGCATATGCTCCTGCAAACCTATCTAGTTACGGTGGCAATTCAATGGCAACAACCACCCGCAACCGTTACAGAACGCTATGAGCATTTAGAAAAACTGCGTTATCTAGCCCAGGCCCAGCACTTACTCCTGCAAGAAGAAGCCCGTCCAGTGGCCCAGGCCCTATTTGGGGAGACAGATTTAGTCTTTCACCTTGGTCTGGATCAACCGGATGTGGCCGCGCCAAATTGGTATCAACAACCTGGACACCCCTACCTCTTAGCTGTGCAAAATATTCTGGAGCAACTCACCAGCGGAAAATGGCTGCGTCAGTTAGAGTTTCTCATCTCCACAGGTGTCGATCCAATGCGTAGTTTACAGGTGGGCCTGGAACGGGAAACTTACTCGGTGCAGGAAACAGGCTCGCAATCATCCCTGGCCTGGGAACCACAAGTAATCTACACAGTCAGCTTGTAA
- a CDS encoding cytochrome c biogenesis protein CcdA — translation MASVQELFYALEQWANQIVVAQLTDLNPVSIAIIFMAGLLTSLTPCTLSMLPITIGYIGGYNAENRLQAAKQSAWFALGLATTLAILGIIAALAGKIYGQVGPGLTIVVSLVAIIMGLNLLNALPITLPTWPGLEELPERVPKGLRSYVLGASFGLVAAPCSTPVLATLLAWVAANQKPVVGAGLLLAYTVGYVLPLIIAGTFTASIKKLLALRQWSAWITPASGVLLVGFGVVSLAVRLLPRV, via the coding sequence GTGGCCAGTGTTCAAGAACTTTTTTATGCCTTAGAGCAATGGGCCAATCAAATTGTTGTGGCTCAACTCACTGACCTCAATCCTGTTAGCATTGCCATTATTTTTATGGCCGGATTACTCACCAGCCTTACCCCCTGTACCCTTTCGATGTTGCCGATCACCATTGGCTATATTGGCGGGTATAACGCGGAAAATCGCCTACAAGCAGCTAAACAATCGGCCTGGTTTGCCCTGGGTTTAGCCACAACCTTAGCGATTTTGGGAATTATTGCAGCGTTGGCGGGAAAAATCTACGGCCAAGTGGGGCCGGGGCTAACCATTGTGGTCAGTTTAGTGGCGATCATCATGGGCTTAAATTTGCTCAATGCTTTGCCAATTACTTTACCCACTTGGCCAGGCCTGGAGGAACTTCCTGAGCGGGTTCCCAAGGGATTGAGATCCTATGTGCTAGGAGCAAGTTTTGGCCTGGTGGCGGCTCCCTGTAGTACTCCCGTATTGGCAACTCTCTTGGCCTGGGTGGCAGCGAATCAAAAACCTGTGGTCGGAGCCGGATTATTACTTGCCTATACAGTTGGTTATGTGTTGCCTCTGATCATTGCGGGTACATTTACAGCCAGTATCAAAAAGCTCCTAGCCCTGCGTCAATGGTCGGCCTGGATTACCCCAGCGAGTGGTGTGCTATTGGTCGGTTTTGGCGTGGTTTCCTTAGCTGTGCGGCTATTGCCGAGGGTCTAG
- a CDS encoding DUF751 family protein, with protein sequence MEGFWQNVFRYQRYFVTVLLGVVWNLVEPLIPLFKKPVTAVALVGLLVGSLAFVTLTMRAMLGLPVS encoded by the coding sequence ATGGAAGGATTTTGGCAAAACGTCTTTCGTTATCAGCGCTATTTCGTTACAGTCTTATTGGGCGTTGTTTGGAATCTGGTTGAACCCCTCATTCCCCTCTTCAAAAAACCAGTTACCGCCGTTGCCTTAGTGGGGTTATTAGTCGGGAGTTTAGCCTTTGTCACCTTGACGATGCGAGCCATGCTGGGCCTACCGGTGAGCTAA
- a CDS encoding glycosyltransferase family 4 protein, giving the protein MHFLFFARIADIFSPLTLQTKSLGGTESCVYYLAQALAKLGHQVTVINNCRSEAGIYDGVLYRDYHPRWGLWETIDYARKHPVDYLIIVRDFAGPIFPIPAKQVLFWAHDDFSALGIYPEQANSWKKIAGKLILRLLGLLFRRIDRVIAVSHWQAEPFIQGMRLAPEKILVSPNGIDLDLFDVENWSKYPWRIIYSSRPERGLEVLVSQIFPKVKQACPEAELHIFSYVDLADYQHWQGNGIIFRGQASKAQLAQELMQAALWVLPQLPHEPSPQAMYSFNAETFCIGAAESQCAMTVPISSYRGALPETTIPGKTSILVDWDYPITAKFMDDFAQAIIDLLKNPDKRAKMAQAGRTYALERFDWNRIARNVLANLQT; this is encoded by the coding sequence ATGCACTTTCTTTTTTTTGCTCGGATTGCCGATATTTTCTCCCCCCTAACCCTGCAGACCAAGAGCTTAGGCGGTACGGAAAGTTGCGTCTATTACCTGGCTCAGGCCCTGGCCAAATTGGGGCATCAAGTCACGGTGATTAACAACTGTCGGTCAGAGGCAGGGATTTATGATGGTGTGCTCTATCGGGACTACCATCCCCGTTGGGGCTTGTGGGAAACCATCGACTACGCCCGGAAGCATCCCGTTGATTATTTGATCATTGTTCGTGATTTTGCTGGCCCAATATTTCCGATTCCGGCCAAGCAAGTCCTCTTTTGGGCCCATGATGACTTTTCAGCTTTGGGTATCTATCCCGAGCAGGCCAATAGCTGGAAAAAAATAGCGGGAAAATTAATCCTCCGGTTGTTAGGGCTATTATTTCGCCGGATTGATCGGGTAATAGCCGTTTCCCACTGGCAAGCTGAACCGTTTATTCAGGGAATGAGACTCGCACCCGAAAAAATTTTAGTCTCTCCCAATGGCATTGATCTGGACTTGTTTGATGTCGAAAACTGGTCAAAATACCCCTGGCGGATTATCTATTCTTCCCGACCAGAACGGGGCCTGGAGGTACTGGTGAGCCAAATTTTTCCCAAGGTTAAACAGGCCTGCCCCGAAGCTGAACTCCATATTTTTAGCTATGTAGATTTAGCCGATTACCAACATTGGCAAGGAAACGGGATTATTTTCCGGGGCCAGGCCAGTAAAGCCCAACTCGCCCAAGAACTGATGCAAGCTGCCCTTTGGGTCTTACCCCAACTTCCCCATGAACCCTCTCCCCAGGCCATGTATTCATTCAATGCCGAAACTTTTTGTATCGGAGCCGCTGAGAGCCAATGTGCCATGACGGTACCGATTTCTTCCTATCGTGGGGCTTTACCCGAAACAACCATCCCCGGAAAAACGAGTATTTTGGTGGACTGGGACTATCCAATCACAGCGAAATTTATGGATGACTTTGCCCAGGCCATCATTGATCTCCTTAAAAATCCCGACAAACGCGCAAAAATGGCCCAGGCCGGGCGGACTTATGCCTTGGAACGTTTCGACTGGAACCGGATTGCCAGAAACGTTTTAGCAAACCTCCAAACTTAA
- a CDS encoding DNA cytosine methyltransferase, translated as MIRFIDLFAGIGGMRLGLEQACQQLGLESKCVLSSEIDRKAKETYALNFNEVPQGDIRQVSEIPKFDFMLAGFPCQPFSHAGKQKGFGDTRGTLFFEIERILEQCQPKGFLLENVRGLTTHDRGRTFQTILHSLEKLGYKTNYLLLNSSNFSLAQNRVRIYIIGLLHQYPILTIQSDRGAIDSHSFKQHIVQPSLFDESLSVIKVKDILETQVSENYYVSRNFEQQLLKAVGYKIEKLYGVRLIDFRGGNSIHSWDLGLKGKCTQDERDFMNALISNRRLKAFGKHQDGKSLTLDQIQTFFNHDHLYDLVQSLIEKGYLKEHNGKFNPICGNMSFEIFKILDPDSISITLTSSDASRIGVIHQDRIRRITPRECARLQGFPETFAIHHEDHAAYKQLGNAVSVPVVKAIIKDLFDNENNRAILMESNKFSKFDYLAS; from the coding sequence ATGATACGGTTTATTGATCTCTTTGCTGGTATCGGTGGAATGCGGTTAGGGCTTGAGCAAGCTTGTCAGCAACTTGGTCTGGAATCAAAATGTGTTCTGAGTTCAGAAATTGATCGGAAAGCAAAAGAGACTTATGCTCTCAATTTCAATGAAGTGCCTCAAGGTGATATTCGACAGGTCTCTGAAATTCCAAAGTTTGACTTTATGCTCGCAGGCTTTCCGTGCCAACCATTCTCTCATGCTGGAAAACAAAAGGGGTTTGGAGATACTCGAGGAACTCTTTTTTTTGAAATAGAACGCATCCTTGAACAGTGTCAGCCTAAAGGATTTCTGCTTGAAAATGTGCGCGGATTAACTACTCATGATCGTGGAAGAACTTTTCAAACCATTCTTCATTCATTAGAAAAGCTAGGGTACAAAACTAATTATCTTCTTCTAAACAGTAGTAATTTTAGCTTAGCTCAAAATAGAGTCCGTATCTATATTATTGGACTTCTTCATCAATATCCTATCTTGACAATTCAGTCGGATCGTGGAGCTATTGATTCCCATTCATTTAAGCAACATATCGTTCAGCCAAGCTTGTTTGATGAAAGCCTATCCGTAATAAAAGTAAAAGATATCCTCGAGACACAGGTTTCTGAGAATTATTATGTTTCCAGGAACTTTGAGCAACAATTGTTGAAAGCAGTGGGTTACAAAATTGAGAAACTGTATGGAGTTCGACTCATTGACTTCCGAGGAGGAAATTCGATTCACTCCTGGGACTTAGGGTTGAAGGGTAAATGTACTCAAGATGAGCGAGATTTCATGAATGCACTAATATCAAACCGCCGCTTAAAAGCCTTTGGAAAACATCAAGATGGAAAAAGTTTAACTCTTGATCAAATTCAAACATTTTTTAATCATGATCATCTTTATGATTTAGTTCAGTCACTCATTGAAAAGGGATACCTCAAGGAACATAATGGAAAATTCAATCCTATTTGTGGAAATATGTCTTTTGAGATATTTAAAATATTGGATCCTGATAGTATTTCAATTACCTTAACCTCTTCTGACGCTAGTCGCATTGGAGTAATTCATCAAGATCGGATTAGAAGAATTACCCCCCGTGAATGTGCAAGACTGCAAGGATTTCCCGAGACATTTGCAATTCATCATGAGGATCATGCCGCTTATAAGCAACTTGGAAATGCTGTTAGTGTTCCTGTAGTCAAGGCAATTATTAAAGATTTATTTGATAATGAGAATAATAGAGCGATTTTAATGGAATCAAATAAATTCAGTAAATTTGATTATCTAGCAAGTTAG
- a CDS encoding ABC transporter permease yields MEIWESLKIAVATLSANRLRSGLTMLGIVIGNASVIAMVGVGQGAERYAAGQFESLGPNTLFVVPGSPQARNRTFDLPQTLVLADAKAIAQQVPSVKEVAPQIQSQQRITFDSRNLAGLVVGTTPNFLTVRSFEVDRGRFISDADLARQNRVVVLGSEMANKLFVRQDPVGESIRIKGITFEVVGVLKEKGAFLGNNQDETAFIPITTMANRVVGTRSPYGIPLTFISIAANDQQSIDAAKYQITNLLRLRHQIVNEDDFTIQTQKEALEIIGNISNALTLMLAAIAGISLLVGGIGIMNIMLVSVTERTQEIGLRKAIGATQEDILWQFIIEAMILSALGGLIGTGLGVGGVMLIGAITPLEAGVAPAAVALAVGVSGGIGLFFGVVPARRAAQLDPIVALRSA; encoded by the coding sequence ATGGAAATCTGGGAAAGTCTCAAAATTGCGGTGGCCACCTTAAGTGCGAATCGGCTGCGAAGCGGTTTGACCATGCTGGGGATTGTGATTGGGAATGCCTCGGTAATTGCCATGGTCGGGGTTGGCCAAGGGGCGGAACGCTATGCTGCGGGTCAGTTTGAATCTCTCGGCCCCAATACCTTGTTTGTTGTCCCTGGTTCCCCTCAGGCTCGCAATCGTACCTTTGATCTGCCTCAAACCTTGGTTCTAGCCGATGCTAAAGCTATTGCTCAACAAGTGCCTTCGGTGAAAGAGGTGGCGCCCCAAATTCAAAGTCAACAGCGGATTACCTTTGATAGTCGTAACTTGGCTGGCCTGGTGGTTGGAACAACGCCGAATTTTTTAACGGTGCGTAGTTTTGAAGTGGATCGAGGGCGATTTATTTCCGATGCAGATCTGGCTCGGCAAAATCGGGTCGTAGTCCTTGGCTCGGAGATGGCGAATAAACTCTTTGTGCGGCAAGACCCCGTTGGGGAATCCATTCGGATTAAGGGCATCACCTTTGAGGTCGTTGGGGTTTTGAAGGAAAAAGGCGCTTTCCTGGGAAATAACCAAGATGAAACCGCTTTTATTCCGATCACCACAATGGCCAACCGAGTCGTTGGGACACGATCCCCCTATGGGATTCCGTTAACGTTTATTTCTATTGCGGCCAATGATCAACAAAGTATTGATGCCGCTAAGTATCAAATTACGAATCTGTTGCGCCTGCGCCACCAAATTGTTAATGAGGATGACTTTACTATCCAAACTCAAAAAGAAGCCTTGGAAATTATTGGGAATATCTCCAATGCTTTGACCCTAATGTTGGCGGCCATTGCGGGTATTTCCCTTTTGGTGGGTGGGATTGGAATTATGAATATTATGTTGGTTTCCGTCACCGAACGCACCCAGGAAATTGGTCTACGCAAAGCCATTGGAGCGACCCAAGAAGATATCCTCTGGCAGTTTATTATTGAGGCGATGATTTTATCTGCGTTGGGTGGGTTGATTGGCACAGGCCTGGGGGTTGGTGGTGTGATGTTAATTGGGGCGATTACTCCCTTAGAAGCGGGGGTGGCTCCAGCGGCCGTGGCTTTGGCAGTGGGGGTTTCTGGGGGAATTGGCTTATTCTTTGGGGTTGTTCCCGCCCGCCGCGCCGCTCAGTTAGACCCAATTGTGGCCTTGAGAAGTGCTTAG
- the hemB gene encoding porphobilinogen synthase, whose protein sequence is MFPTHRPRRLRQHPQLRRMVSENTLSTADLIYPLFAVPGDGVAQEVKSMPGVYQLSVDKIVAEAQEVYDLGIPAIILFGIPDSKDNQATGAWHDCGIVQKAATAVKSAIPDLIVIADTCLCEYTSHGHCGYLQTGDLTGRVLNDPTLELLQKTAVAQAKAGVDIIAPSGMMDGFVQAIRQGLDGAGFTDIPILSYAAKYASAYYGPFRDAAESTPQFGDRRTYQMDPANSREALKEIELDIAEGADMLMVKPALAYMDVIWQVKQASNLPVAAYNVSGEYSMVKAAALNGWIDERKVVLETLISFKRAGADLILTYHAKDAARWLQES, encoded by the coding sequence ATGTTTCCTACCCATCGCCCCCGTCGCCTCCGTCAACACCCACAACTACGGCGGATGGTGAGTGAAAATACGTTATCCACAGCGGATTTAATCTACCCCTTGTTTGCAGTCCCCGGTGACGGCGTTGCCCAAGAAGTTAAATCAATGCCGGGGGTCTATCAGTTATCAGTAGATAAAATCGTGGCCGAGGCTCAAGAAGTCTATGACCTGGGGATTCCAGCGATCATTCTCTTTGGGATTCCCGATAGTAAAGATAATCAAGCCACCGGGGCCTGGCATGATTGTGGAATTGTCCAAAAAGCGGCAACGGCTGTTAAATCCGCAATCCCAGATTTGATCGTCATTGCCGATACTTGTTTGTGCGAATACACGAGTCACGGTCATTGCGGCTATCTCCAAACTGGGGATTTAACCGGCCGCGTCTTGAATGATCCCACCCTCGAACTATTGCAAAAAACGGCTGTTGCCCAGGCCAAGGCCGGTGTGGATATTATTGCGCCTTCGGGGATGATGGATGGGTTTGTCCAAGCCATTCGTCAGGGATTAGATGGGGCTGGGTTTACAGATATTCCAATTTTATCCTACGCTGCTAAATATGCCTCTGCCTACTATGGCCCCTTCCGTGATGCCGCTGAATCTACCCCCCAATTTGGCGATCGCCGCACCTATCAAATGGATCCCGCTAATTCCCGGGAAGCCCTGAAGGAAATTGAACTCGACATTGCCGAAGGAGCCGATATGCTCATGGTCAAACCGGCCTTGGCCTATATGGACGTAATTTGGCAAGTTAAACAAGCCTCAAACTTACCCGTGGCGGCCTATAACGTTTCTGGGGAATATTCAATGGTCAAAGCCGCAGCCCTAAATGGCTGGATTGATGAGCGCAAAGTTGTTTTGGAAACCCTAATTAGCTTTAAGCGGGCTGGAGCCGATTTAATTCTCACCTACCATGCCAAGGATGCGGCCCGTTGGCTACAGGAGTCTTAA
- the yvcK gene encoding gluconeogenesis factor YvcK family protein, with protein sequence MTSTQPRPFSRKPPRPRSTRQINRWSKWLQPGLVVKRWLLISAAGIILVSLGLAISIKLTPIFFTFQFIGKLVQAFAEVFPSYISGPIAILIGLFLIWWGQSRTLGSITEVLLPDGDRELVDRLLTHRRLGRGPKIVAIGGGTGLSTLLRGLKIYSANITAIVTMADDGGSSGRLRREIGVLPPGDIRNCLAALADEERLITELFQYRFESGAGLEGHSFGNLFITAMEKVTGDLEQAIAASSQVLAIRGQVLPASLTDMTLWAELADGRCVQGESNITEAGGRIIQIGCHPPHPPALPKAIQAIEDADYIILGPGSLFTSIAPNLLVPDITAALLNRHCPCVYVCNIMTQPGETDGYSVGDHIRVLDHVCGERVFDAVLMQKTPPSPITQSRYQLNHSQPVTINREELRELGCRLILADVMVENHAKKLVRHDSAKLAQVLMKWYERVGSLIGYD encoded by the coding sequence ATGACCTCCACCCAGCCCCGTCCCTTCTCCCGTAAACCCCCCCGCCCCCGTTCCACCCGCCAGATTAATCGTTGGTCAAAATGGTTGCAACCCGGCCTGGTGGTCAAACGCTGGTTACTAATCAGTGCGGCAGGAATTATTTTAGTTAGCCTGGGCCTGGCGATTAGCATCAAACTCACGCCCATTTTCTTTACATTTCAATTCATTGGCAAGTTAGTCCAGGCCTTTGCTGAGGTCTTTCCAAGTTACATCAGTGGCCCGATTGCCATTTTGATCGGCCTGTTTTTAATTTGGTGGGGACAATCGCGCACCTTAGGCTCCATTACGGAAGTGCTTTTACCAGATGGGGATCGGGAGCTGGTGGATCGCCTCTTGACCCATCGGCGTTTAGGACGGGGGCCCAAAATCGTCGCCATCGGGGGAGGAACTGGGCTTTCGACCTTATTACGGGGCTTAAAAATTTACAGTGCCAACATTACCGCAATTGTCACCATGGCCGATGACGGGGGCTCCTCTGGGCGGTTGCGGCGGGAAATTGGGGTGCTACCACCAGGGGATATTCGCAACTGTTTGGCGGCCCTCGCGGATGAAGAAAGATTAATTACAGAACTTTTTCAATATCGGTTCGAGTCTGGTGCAGGCCTAGAGGGGCATAGCTTTGGCAACTTGTTCATTACAGCCATGGAAAAGGTGACAGGTGACTTGGAGCAGGCCATTGCCGCCAGTTCCCAAGTGTTGGCCATTCGTGGGCAAGTCTTACCCGCTAGTTTGACGGATATGACCCTCTGGGCTGAGTTAGCTGATGGGCGATGTGTGCAAGGCGAGTCGAATATTACTGAAGCCGGTGGCCGGATTATCCAAATTGGTTGCCATCCCCCCCACCCCCCCGCCCTCCCCAAAGCGATCCAGGCCATTGAGGACGCTGATTACATTATTTTGGGCCCGGGGAGTTTGTTCACCAGTATTGCCCCGAACCTGCTCGTCCCCGATATTACGGCCGCCCTCCTCAATCGCCACTGTCCTTGTGTTTATGTCTGCAATATTATGACCCAGCCCGGAGAAACCGATGGCTATAGCGTTGGGGATCATATCCGGGTGTTAGATCATGTGTGTGGGGAGCGGGTCTTTGATGCGGTCTTAATGCAAAAAACACCCCCTAGCCCAATTACCCAATCTCGCTATCAACTCAATCATTCCCAACCCGTCACCATTAATCGGGAGGAGTTACGGGAACTGGGCTGCCGCCTAATTTTGGCCGATGTCATGGTGGAGAACCACGCCAAGAAGTTAGTCCGCCACGATTCGGCCAAGTTGGCTCAAGTGTTGATGAAGTGGTACGAGCGGGTGGGTAGTTTAATTGGCTATGACTAA
- the cobM gene encoding precorrin-4 C(11)-methyltransferase produces the protein MATGKLYLIGAGPGDPDLLTVKAQRLITQANVIFYANSLIPPEILNLAQADCELIPTADQILETVLPLMIERVQAGQLVLRLQSGDPCLYSTLHEQLQALEQANIPIEVIPGISAFQLAAAKLQVELTIPELVQTIILTRISGRTQVPAKEELAHLAAHQASLCLYLSARHVEKAQAELLVHYPPDTPVAICFRLGWPDEQIHVVPLTEMANVTQTHHLYRTTLYLVTPALRPDRGNRSQLYHPNHPRLFRSQAMNQTQP, from the coding sequence TTGGCAACGGGTAAACTCTATCTAATTGGCGCGGGGCCTGGGGATCCTGACCTATTGACAGTGAAAGCTCAACGCTTGATTACCCAGGCCAATGTGATTTTTTATGCCAACTCCCTTATTCCCCCGGAAATCCTCAATTTAGCCCAGGCCGACTGTGAACTCATCCCCACTGCAGATCAGATTCTAGAAACTGTCCTACCCCTAATGATCGAGCGCGTCCAGGCCGGGCAATTAGTCCTCCGTTTACAATCCGGTGATCCATGTCTCTACAGCACCCTCCACGAACAACTCCAAGCCCTAGAGCAAGCAAACATCCCTATAGAAGTAATTCCTGGAATTAGTGCCTTTCAACTAGCAGCGGCCAAGCTCCAAGTCGAACTCACCATTCCCGAACTGGTTCAAACAATTATCCTCACCCGTATCAGTGGCCGCACCCAAGTTCCAGCCAAGGAAGAATTAGCTCACCTTGCCGCCCACCAGGCCAGCCTATGTCTATACCTCAGTGCCCGCCATGTTGAAAAAGCTCAAGCTGAATTACTTGTTCACTATCCCCCTGATACCCCTGTGGCGATTTGTTTTCGGTTGGGCTGGCCTGATGAGCAGATTCATGTGGTTCCCCTCACCGAGATGGCCAACGTCACCCAGACCCATCATCTTTATCGAACAACGTTGTATTTAGTGACTCCGGCCTTACGACCTGATCGGGGCAACCGTTCGCAACTCTATCACCCTAACCATCCACGTTTGTTCCGCAGCCAGGCCATGAATCAGACTCAACCATGA